A genomic window from Acidobacteriota bacterium includes:
- the sbnA gene encoding 2,3-diaminopropionate biosynthesis protein SbnA — MSGVLDVIGGTPLVPLEKLFREFGFRVFAKLEGLNPGGSIKDRPAVSILNAALRSGVLSPGAVVVESSSGNMGIGLAQACRYHDLRFICVVDSKTQPQNIRVLEAYGAEVDYVDQPDPISGEFLQARLARVRELLSEHPNSFWPNQYANENNPLAHFSSTMPEIVEQLDGPLDYLFLATSTCGTMAGCADFVERHGLPTKIYAVDALGSQIFASEPAERYIPGLGAGLRPPLCNPSQVVACVHVSNMDCVVGCRRLVAEEAILAGGSSGGLITAVLRLAPQIPDGANCVVILPDRGERYLDTIYNDEWMREKCGEPVPESDGLGASVPLPAPTVTLDTSS, encoded by the coding sequence GTGTCTGGAGTCTTGGATGTCATCGGGGGGACCCCCTTGGTCCCTCTCGAGAAGCTTTTCCGTGAATTTGGGTTTCGTGTTTTTGCGAAGCTCGAGGGTCTGAATCCGGGCGGTAGCATCAAAGACCGGCCGGCGGTTTCGATTCTCAATGCCGCCCTCCGTTCCGGTGTTCTCAGCCCCGGTGCGGTGGTTGTGGAGTCCAGCTCCGGCAACATGGGGATAGGTTTGGCGCAAGCCTGCCGCTACCATGACCTGCGGTTCATCTGCGTGGTGGACAGCAAAACGCAGCCGCAAAATATCCGGGTTCTCGAGGCCTATGGGGCCGAGGTCGACTATGTCGATCAGCCGGATCCCATCAGCGGCGAATTCCTCCAAGCGCGACTGGCGAGAGTTCGGGAGCTTCTGAGCGAGCACCCCAACTCCTTCTGGCCCAATCAATACGCCAACGAGAACAATCCGCTAGCCCACTTCTCCTCGACCATGCCGGAGATCGTCGAGCAGCTGGATGGACCCCTCGACTATCTCTTCCTAGCCACCAGCACCTGCGGCACCATGGCGGGTTGCGCCGACTTCGTCGAGCGCCACGGCCTCCCCACCAAGATCTACGCCGTCGATGCCCTGGGCAGTCAGATCTTCGCCAGCGAGCCGGCGGAGCGCTACATCCCCGGATTGGGCGCCGGTCTTCGCCCGCCTCTGTGCAATCCGTCCCAAGTCGTCGCCTGCGTGCACGTATCCAACATGGACTGCGTCGTTGGTTGCCGGCGTCTGGTGGCCGAAGAAGCGATCCTGGCGGGAGGTTCCTCCGGCGGCTTGATCACCGCCGTCCTTCGGCTGGCGCCGCAGATTCCCGACGGCGCCAATTGCGTGGTGATTTTGCCGGACCGTGGCGAGCGCTATCTGGACACCATCTACAACGACGAATGGATGCGCGAGAAATGCGGCGAGCCGGTCCCCGAGTCGGATGGCTTGGGGGCGTCGGTGCCGCTGCCGGCGCCGACGGTGACCTTGGACACCAGCTCCTAG
- a CDS encoding TauD/TfdA family dioxygenase: MSEVKIKKPTLGSRLGGMKRRAVRVSGESLVREEPLSPDRLLPLVVTPAMQGVSLTAWASDHRQLVEDRLAKHGGILFRGFGLQSAEDLDEVIAAVSGESLEYRERSSPRTAVAGNIYTSTDYPPNYPIFLHNENSYQAAWPLKIFFYCHIPAETGGETPIADCRRVYQKIRPEVREKFAQKGWMYVRNFGDGFGLDWKTVFQTSDKAKVEAHCAKSGIEVEWKEGGRLRTRARRQAVARHPLTGEMTWFNHATFFHITTLEPEVREALLAEFDVDDLPTNTCYGDGTPIETEVLEHLREVYASETVAFPWQKGDVMLLDNMNVAHGRAPFTGERKVLVGMAQPMNREQLESVS, encoded by the coding sequence ATGAGCGAAGTCAAGATCAAGAAACCGACCCTGGGCAGCCGCCTGGGGGGGATGAAGCGTCGAGCGGTGCGCGTCTCCGGCGAATCGCTGGTGCGCGAGGAGCCGCTTTCGCCGGATCGTCTGCTCCCGCTGGTGGTGACCCCGGCCATGCAGGGGGTCAGCCTCACCGCCTGGGCGTCGGATCACCGTCAGCTGGTAGAGGATCGTCTGGCCAAGCATGGCGGGATCCTCTTCCGGGGCTTCGGCCTACAGAGCGCGGAGGACCTGGACGAGGTGATCGCCGCCGTCTCCGGGGAGAGCCTGGAGTATCGCGAGCGCTCTTCGCCGCGCACGGCGGTGGCGGGCAATATCTACACCTCGACGGACTATCCGCCGAACTACCCGATCTTTCTTCACAACGAGAATTCTTACCAGGCCGCCTGGCCGCTGAAGATCTTCTTCTACTGCCACATTCCGGCGGAGACCGGCGGGGAGACTCCCATCGCCGACTGCCGGCGGGTGTACCAGAAGATTCGGCCGGAGGTGCGGGAGAAATTCGCCCAGAAGGGCTGGATGTACGTGCGCAATTTCGGCGACGGCTTCGGCCTCGATTGGAAGACGGTCTTCCAGACCTCCGACAAGGCCAAGGTCGAGGCCCACTGCGCCAAGTCCGGCATCGAGGTGGAGTGGAAGGAGGGCGGTCGGCTGCGCACCCGCGCGCGGCGGCAAGCGGTGGCCCGCCATCCCCTCACCGGCGAGATGACCTGGTTCAACCACGCCACCTTCTTCCACATCACCACCCTCGAACCCGAGGTGCGGGAGGCGCTGCTGGCCGAGTTCGACGTCGACGACCTACCGACCAACACTTGCTACGGCGACGGCACTCCCATCGAGACGGAAGTGCTGGAGCATCTGCGGGAGGTCTACGCCAGCGAGACGGTGGCCTTCCCCTGGCAGAAGGGGGACGTGATGTTGTTGGACAACATGAACGTGGCCCACGGCCGGGCTCCCTTCACCGGCGAGCGCAAGGTGTTGGTGGGCATGGCCCAGCCCATGAACCGGGAGCAGCTGGAGTCCGTTTCTTGA